One Streptomyces sp. B21-105 genomic region harbors:
- a CDS encoding type Z 30S ribosomal protein S14, which yields MAKKALIAKAARKPKFAVRAYNRCQRCGRPHSVYRKFGLCRVCLREMAHRGELPGVTKSSW from the coding sequence ATGGCGAAGAAGGCTCTGATCGCGAAGGCTGCTCGCAAGCCCAAGTTCGCTGTGCGCGCGTACAACCGCTGCCAGCGTTGCGGCCGTCCCCACTCCGTGTACCGCAAGTTCGGCCTCTGCCGTGTGTGCCTTCGTGAGATGGCTCACCGCGGCGAGCTGCCGGGCGTGACCAAGAGCTCCTGGTAG
- the rplD gene encoding 50S ribosomal protein L4 — protein sequence MSTVDILSPAGEKTGSVELPAEIFGVEKVSIPLIHQVVVAQNAAARQGTHKTKTRGEVRGGGKKPYRQKGTGRARQGSTRAPQFAGGGVVHGPQPRDYSQRTPKKMKAAALRHALTDRARHNRIHVVTGVIEGEAPSTKAARTLFGKISERKNLLLVVDRADEAAWLSARNLPQVHILEPGQLNTYDVIVSDDVVFTQAALESFVSGPNKANDTEGSDA from the coding sequence ATGAGCACTGTTGACATCCTTTCGCCTGCCGGCGAGAAGACCGGTAGCGTCGAGCTCCCCGCGGAGATCTTCGGCGTGGAGAAGGTCAGCATCCCGCTGATCCACCAGGTCGTCGTCGCGCAGAACGCGGCTGCCCGTCAGGGCACGCACAAGACCAAGACCCGCGGCGAGGTTCGCGGTGGCGGTAAGAAGCCTTACCGCCAGAAGGGCACCGGCCGCGCGCGCCAGGGCTCGACCCGCGCGCCGCAGTTCGCCGGCGGTGGCGTCGTCCACGGCCCGCAGCCGCGTGACTACTCGCAGCGGACCCCGAAGAAGATGAAGGCTGCCGCTCTGCGTCACGCCCTCACCGACCGGGCCCGCCACAACCGCATTCACGTCGTCACCGGCGTGATCGAGGGCGAGGCTCCCTCCACCAAGGCCGCTCGCACGCTGTTCGGCAAGATCTCGGAGCGCAAGAACCTGCTCCTGGTCGTCGACCGCGCCGACGAGGCCGCGTGGCTGTCCGCCCGCAACCTGCCCCAGGTGCACATCCTGGAGCCGGGCCAGCTGAACACGTACGACGTGATCGTCTCGGACGACGTGGTCTTCACCCAGGCCGCTCTTGAGTCCTTCGTGTCCGGCCCGAACAAGGCCAACGACACCGAAGGGAGTGACGCCTGA
- a CDS encoding putative T7SS-secreted protein: MGIVDDIKGGLNSGLEYGEKLVDEGKKKLGEGIDYATDKVGDGLDHVGLHSAADAVEDFGDELASDLGATPGEQQLGQTEQADELVHGSPAKIRASAKHLKDFQAAFDKVGTGMKKVDSAGWKGVGGDVFREKFGVHPMKWLYAADACEAAGVALDAYADTVEWAQRQAQEAVEQYKKGKKASVDAVEAYNKKVDAYNAKIKADQDPGPQPEPFHDPGIEGMRAARARLAQARKQRNLVAGEAQTQVKAALAHAPAEPPPLDRFGSNLIDGYQAVNTELTHVIGGALKGTAGLLNFVRGLNPTDPYNLMHPAEYIQNVNMTLAGLVSTAAHPERVVQATVDGFKKDPSEFTGRLLPELFGTKGAGLARGGLRLGMKEGLESSAAQGLKYGDELVAGQKTAKAAADAPKDWSGLARSTDHVSERAIHADSVDPKVAQEFLDDQYPWLKDINNRWEDGYTQNCAHTTVSTARRIEDIEVSAAPRPGPGHLPLEPFKVLDETQPWRKADSYDDLIRDLQARGDGAKSAVFIGRGNSGHFFNAVNTDHGVVFLDGQTGKLATLEKNVVEIQHVPYEKVVK; this comes from the coding sequence ATGGGGATCGTCGACGACATCAAGGGCGGTCTGAACAGCGGCCTGGAGTACGGCGAGAAGCTCGTCGACGAGGGCAAGAAGAAGCTCGGCGAGGGCATCGACTACGCCACCGACAAGGTCGGCGACGGCCTCGACCACGTGGGCCTGCACAGCGCCGCCGACGCGGTGGAGGACTTCGGCGACGAGCTCGCCTCCGACCTCGGCGCCACCCCCGGGGAACAGCAGCTCGGCCAGACCGAGCAGGCCGACGAGCTCGTCCACGGCAGCCCCGCGAAGATCCGGGCGAGCGCCAAACACCTCAAGGACTTCCAGGCCGCGTTCGACAAAGTCGGCACCGGGATGAAGAAGGTCGACTCGGCCGGCTGGAAGGGGGTGGGCGGAGACGTCTTCCGCGAGAAGTTCGGCGTGCATCCCATGAAGTGGCTGTACGCGGCCGATGCCTGTGAGGCGGCCGGCGTGGCTCTGGACGCCTACGCGGACACGGTCGAGTGGGCCCAGCGGCAGGCCCAGGAGGCCGTCGAGCAGTACAAGAAGGGCAAGAAGGCCTCCGTGGACGCCGTGGAGGCGTACAACAAGAAGGTCGACGCCTACAACGCCAAGATCAAGGCCGACCAGGATCCGGGGCCGCAGCCCGAGCCGTTCCACGATCCGGGCATCGAGGGGATGAGGGCGGCGCGCGCCAGGCTCGCTCAGGCCCGCAAGCAGCGCAACCTCGTCGCCGGCGAGGCGCAGACCCAGGTCAAGGCGGCGCTCGCGCACGCCCCCGCCGAACCACCGCCGCTGGACCGGTTCGGCAGCAACCTGATCGACGGCTACCAGGCCGTCAACACCGAGCTCACCCATGTCATCGGCGGCGCCCTCAAGGGCACGGCGGGGTTGCTGAACTTCGTGCGCGGGCTGAACCCCACGGACCCGTACAACCTCATGCATCCGGCCGAGTACATCCAGAACGTCAACATGACGCTGGCCGGACTCGTCTCCACCGCCGCCCACCCCGAACGCGTCGTCCAGGCGACGGTGGACGGCTTCAAGAAGGACCCTTCCGAATTCACCGGCAGACTCCTGCCCGAACTGTTCGGGACGAAGGGCGCGGGGCTGGCCCGCGGCGGGCTGCGGCTGGGGATGAAAGAAGGTCTGGAGAGCAGCGCGGCCCAGGGCCTCAAATACGGGGACGAACTCGTCGCCGGGCAGAAAACGGCGAAGGCGGCCGCGGATGCCCCCAAGGACTGGAGCGGTCTCGCCCGCAGCACGGATCACGTGTCGGAGAGGGCCATTCACGCCGACTCGGTGGATCCGAAGGTGGCCCAGGAATTCCTCGACGACCAGTATCCGTGGCTGAAGGACATCAACAACCGCTGGGAGGACGGGTACACGCAGAACTGCGCGCACACCACGGTCTCGACCGCGCGCCGGATCGAGGACATCGAGGTCAGCGCGGCGCCTCGGCCGGGCCCCGGACACCTTCCGTTGGAGCCGTTCAAGGTTCTGGACGAGACCCAGCCCTGGCGGAAGGCCGACAGCTACGATGATCTCATTCGCGACCTACAGGCTCGCGGCGACGGGGCGAAGAGTGCCGTCTTCATCGGCCGAGGAAATTCGGGCCACTTCTTCAACGCGGTGAACACCGACCACGGAGTGGTCTTCCTCGACGGGCAGACCGGAAAGCTCGCCACCCTGGAGAAGAACGTGGTGGAAATCCAGCACGTCCCCTACGAGAAGGTAGTCAAGTAG
- a CDS encoding YrhB domain-containing protein, whose amino-acid sequence MPSRDEALDSAAALLRAVYPEKTESLVMLPEKSVEYPYGWAVAFDWKEHIETGDWLLSPITSVVVVPHDGGRAHFPPSAFPVDDYMSRRASGNWPPKE is encoded by the coding sequence ATGCCGAGCAGAGACGAGGCGTTGGATTCCGCGGCAGCGCTCCTCAGGGCGGTCTATCCCGAGAAGACGGAATCGCTGGTCATGCTTCCGGAGAAGTCCGTCGAATACCCCTACGGATGGGCGGTCGCCTTCGACTGGAAAGAGCACATCGAGACCGGGGACTGGCTGCTGTCGCCGATCACCAGCGTGGTCGTCGTGCCGCACGACGGAGGAAGGGCCCACTTCCCGCCGAGCGCGTTTCCGGTGGACGACTACATGTCCCGACGCGCCTCGGGCAACTGGCCCCCCAAGGAGTAG
- the rpsQ gene encoding 30S ribosomal protein S17, which translates to MSESNVTENTTTEARGFRKTREGLVVSDKMDKTVVVAVEDRVKHALYGKVIRRTNKLKAHDEQNAAGVGDRVLLAETRPLSATKRWRVVEILEKAK; encoded by the coding sequence ATGAGCGAGAGCAACGTGACCGAGAACACCACGACCGAGGCCCGTGGCTTCCGCAAGACCCGTGAGGGTCTGGTCGTCAGCGACAAGATGGACAAGACCGTCGTCGTCGCCGTCGAGGACCGTGTGAAGCACGCGCTGTACGGCAAGGTCATCCGCCGTACGAACAAGCTCAAGGCTCACGACGAGCAGAACGCCGCGGGCGTCGGCGACCGTGTCCTCCTCGCGGAGACCCGGCCGCTGTCCGCGACGAAGCGCTGGCGCGTCGTCGAGATCCTCGAGAAGGCCAAGTAA
- the rpsJ gene encoding 30S ribosomal protein S10: protein MAGQKIRIRLKAYDHEVIDSSAKKIVETVTRTGASVAGPVPLPTEKNVYCVIKSPHKYKDSREHFEMRTHKRLIDILDPTPKTVDSLMRLDLPAGVDIEIKL from the coding sequence ATGGCGGGACAGAAGATCCGCATCCGGCTCAAGGCCTACGACCACGAGGTCATCGACTCCTCGGCGAAGAAGATCGTCGAGACGGTGACCCGCACTGGTGCGTCGGTCGCGGGCCCGGTGCCGCTGCCCACTGAGAAGAACGTGTACTGCGTCATCAAGTCGCCGCACAAGTACAAGGACTCGCGCGAGCACTTCGAGATGCGCACGCACAAGCGCCTGATCGACATTCTCGACCCGACCCCCAAGACCGTTGACTCTCTGATGCGACTCGACCTCCCGGCCGGTGTCGACATCGAGATCAAGCTTTAG
- the rplB gene encoding 50S ribosomal protein L2 → MGIRKYKPTTPGRRGSSVADFVEVTRSTPEKSLVRPLHSKGGRNNAGRVTVRHQGGGHKRAYRVIDFRRHDKDGVPAKVAHIEYDPNRTARIALLHYADGEKRYILAPRNLQQGDRVENGPGADIKPGNNLAIRNIPVGTTLHAIEIRPGGGAKFARSAGASVQLLAKEGTMAHLRMPSGEIRLVDQRCRATVGEVGNAEQSNINWGKAGRKRWLGVRPTVRGVAMNPVDHPHGGGEGKTSGGRHPVSPWGQKEGRTRSPKKASNKYIVRRRKTNKKR, encoded by the coding sequence ATGGGAATCCGCAAGTACAAGCCGACTACGCCGGGCCGTCGTGGCTCCAGCGTCGCCGACTTCGTCGAGGTCACGCGGTCCACGCCGGAGAAGTCGCTGGTCCGCCCGCTGCACAGCAAGGGCGGCCGTAACAACGCCGGTCGTGTGACCGTTCGCCACCAGGGTGGCGGACACAAGCGCGCCTACCGAGTGATCGACTTCCGTCGTCACGACAAGGACGGCGTGCCGGCGAAGGTCGCGCACATCGAGTACGACCCCAACCGCACCGCGCGCATCGCGCTGCTGCACTACGCCGACGGCGAGAAGCGCTACATCCTCGCCCCGCGCAACCTGCAGCAGGGCGACCGCGTCGAGAACGGTCCCGGGGCCGACATCAAGCCGGGCAACAACCTGGCGATCCGCAACATCCCGGTCGGTACGACGCTTCACGCGATCGAGATCCGTCCGGGTGGCGGCGCCAAGTTCGCCCGCTCCGCCGGTGCCTCCGTGCAGCTGCTCGCGAAGGAGGGCACCATGGCCCACCTCCGCATGCCGTCCGGTGAGATCCGCCTGGTCGACCAGCGCTGCCGCGCCACGGTCGGCGAGGTCGGCAACGCCGAGCAGAGCAACATCAACTGGGGCAAGGCCGGCCGCAAGCGCTGGCTGGGCGTCCGCCCGACCGTTCGCGGTGTGGCGATGAACCCGGTTGACCACCCCCACGGTGGTGGTGAGGGCAAGACCTCCGGTGGTCGCCACCCGGTCAGCCCCTGGGGTCAGAAGGAGGGTCGTACTCGTTCGCCGAAGAAGGCTTCGAACAAGTACATCGTCCGCCGCCGCAAGACGAACAAGAAGCGCTAG
- the rplP gene encoding 50S ribosomal protein L16, translating into MLIPRRVKHRKQHHPKRRGQAKGGTTVSFGEYGIQALTPAYVTNRQIEAARIAMTRHIKRGGKVWINIYPDRPLTKKPAETRMGSGKGSPEWWIANVHPGRVMFELSYPNEKIAREALTRAAHKLPMKCRIVKREAGEA; encoded by the coding sequence ATGCTGATCCCCCGTAGGGTCAAGCACCGCAAGCAGCACCACCCGAAGCGCCGTGGTCAGGCCAAGGGCGGTACGACGGTCTCGTTCGGCGAGTACGGCATTCAGGCCCTCACGCCGGCGTACGTGACCAACCGCCAGATCGAGGCGGCCCGTATCGCGATGACCCGCCACATCAAGCGTGGCGGCAAGGTCTGGATCAACATCTACCCGGACCGCCCGCTCACGAAGAAGCCTGCCGAGACCCGCATGGGTTCCGGTAAGGGTTCTCCCGAGTGGTGGATCGCGAACGTGCACCCGGGACGGGTCATGTTCGAGCTGTCCTACCCCAACGAGAAGATCGCCCGTGAGGCCCTGACTCGCGCAGCCCACAAGCTGCCGATGAAGTGCCGGATCGTCAAGCGCGAGGCAGGTGAAGCGTGA
- the rplC gene encoding 50S ribosomal protein L3, whose protein sequence is MAKQIKGILGEKLGMTQVWDENNRVVPVTVVKASPNVVTQVRTNDSDGYESVQIAFGEIDPRKVNKPLKGHFAKADVTPRRHLVEIRTADASEYTLGQEITAEVFEAGVKVDVTGKSKGKGFAGVMKRHNFKGLGAGHGTQRKHRSPGSIGGCATPGRVFKGLRMAGRMGNERVTTQNLTVHAVDAEKGLLLIKGAVPGPNGGLVLVRTAAKGA, encoded by the coding sequence ATGGCTAAGCAGATCAAGGGCATCCTGGGCGAGAAGCTCGGCATGACGCAGGTGTGGGACGAGAACAACCGCGTTGTTCCCGTCACCGTCGTCAAGGCCAGCCCCAACGTCGTCACCCAGGTCCGTACGAACGACAGCGACGGCTACGAGTCCGTCCAGATCGCCTTCGGCGAGATCGACCCGCGCAAGGTGAACAAGCCCCTCAAGGGTCACTTCGCCAAGGCCGACGTCACTCCCCGTCGCCACCTCGTCGAGATCCGCACCGCGGACGCCTCCGAGTACACGCTGGGCCAGGAGATCACCGCTGAGGTGTTCGAGGCCGGCGTGAAGGTCGACGTGACCGGCAAGAGCAAGGGCAAGGGCTTCGCCGGTGTCATGAAGCGTCACAACTTCAAGGGCCTCGGCGCCGGACACGGCACCCAGCGCAAGCACCGCTCGCCCGGTTCCATCGGTGGCTGCGCCACCCCGGGCCGCGTGTTCAAGGGCCTCCGCATGGCGGGTCGCATGGGCAACGAGCGTGTCACCACCCAGAACCTGACCGTCCACGCCGTTGACGCGGAGAAGGGTCTGCTGCTCATCAAGGGCGCTGTCCCCGGTCCGAACGGCGGCCTCGTCCTGGTCCGCACCGCGGCCAAGGGGGCCTGA
- the rpsC gene encoding 30S ribosomal protein S3: protein MGQKVNPHGFRLGITTDFKSRWYADKSYKEYVGEDVAIRRMMTSGMERAGISKVEIERTRDRVRVDIHTARPGIVIGRRGAEADRIRGDLEKLTKKQVQLNILEVKNPEVDAQLVAQAVAEQLSSRVSFRRAMRKSMQSAMKAGAKGIKIQCGGRLGGAEMSRSEFYREGRVPLHTLRANVDYGFFEAKTTFGRIGVKVWIYKGDVKNIAEVRAENAAARAGNRPARGGGGADRPARGGRGGERGGRGRKPQQAPAAEAPKAEAPAAAAPAESTGTEA from the coding sequence ATGGGCCAGAAGGTTAACCCGCATGGGTTCCGGCTCGGCATCACCACGGACTTCAAGTCCCGCTGGTACGCCGACAAGTCGTACAAGGAATACGTCGGCGAGGACGTCGCCATCCGTCGGATGATGACGTCCGGCATGGAGCGCGCCGGTATCTCGAAGGTGGAGATCGAGCGCACCCGTGACCGCGTCCGCGTCGACATCCACACCGCGCGTCCGGGCATCGTCATCGGCCGCCGCGGCGCCGAGGCCGACCGTATCCGCGGCGACCTGGAGAAGCTGACCAAGAAGCAGGTCCAGCTGAACATCCTCGAGGTGAAGAACCCCGAGGTCGACGCTCAGCTGGTGGCCCAGGCCGTCGCCGAGCAGCTCTCCTCCCGCGTCTCCTTCCGTCGGGCCATGCGTAAGAGCATGCAGTCCGCCATGAAGGCCGGCGCCAAGGGCATCAAGATCCAGTGCGGTGGCCGCCTCGGCGGCGCCGAGATGTCCCGCTCGGAGTTCTACCGCGAGGGCCGCGTGCCCCTGCACACGCTCCGCGCGAACGTGGACTACGGCTTCTTCGAGGCCAAGACGACCTTCGGCCGCATCGGCGTGAAGGTCTGGATCTACAAGGGCGACGTCAAGAACATCGCCGAGGTCCGCGCCGAGAACGCCGCAGCCCGCGCCGGCAACCGCCCGGCCCGTGGTGGCGGCGGCGCCGACCGCCCGGCCCGTGGTGGCCGTGGCGGCGAGCGTGGCGGTCGCGGTCGTAAGCCGCAGCAGGCTCCCGCTGCCGAGGCCCCCAAGGCCGAGGCTCCGGCGGCTGCCGCTCCGGCTGAGAGCACCGGAACGGAGGCCTGA
- the rpsS gene encoding 30S ribosomal protein S19 yields MPRSLKKGPFVDGHLVKKVDAQNEAGSKNVIKTWSRRSMIIPAMLGHTIAVHNGKTHIPVFVTESMVGHKLGEFSPTRTFRGHVKDDRKSKRR; encoded by the coding sequence ATGCCGCGCAGTCTCAAGAAGGGGCCCTTCGTCGACGGACACCTCGTAAAGAAGGTGGACGCCCAGAACGAAGCCGGTTCCAAGAACGTCATCAAGACCTGGTCCCGTCGCTCGATGATCATCCCGGCCATGCTGGGTCACACGATCGCGGTGCACAACGGCAAGACCCACATTCCGGTGTTTGTCACCGAGTCGATGGTCGGCCACAAGCTCGGCGAGTTCTCGCCGACGCGCACCTTCCGGGGTCACGTCAAGGACGACCGGAAGTCGAAGCGCCGCTAA
- the rplW gene encoding 50S ribosomal protein L23 — translation MATRHPSIASKAAKAAKAARVAKAKRHEAEGKNTVVTAPSKAYTDPRDVLLKPVVSEKSYALLDENKYTFIVDPNANKTQIKQAVQAVFSVKVTGVNTINRIGKRKRTKTGFGQRAGTKRAIVTLAEGDRIDIFGGPTA, via the coding sequence ATGGCTACGCGTCACCCGAGCATCGCCTCCAAGGCGGCCAAGGCCGCCAAGGCCGCGCGCGTCGCCAAGGCGAAGCGCCACGAGGCCGAGGGCAAGAACACCGTCGTCACCGCGCCCAGCAAGGCGTACACGGACCCCCGTGACGTGCTGCTGAAGCCGGTCGTGTCGGAGAAGAGCTACGCGCTCCTCGACGAGAACAAGTACACGTTCATCGTCGACCCCAACGCCAACAAGACCCAGATCAAGCAGGCCGTCCAGGCGGTCTTCTCGGTCAAGGTCACCGGGGTCAACACGATCAACCGCATCGGCAAGCGCAAGCGCACCAAGACCGGTTTCGGTCAGCGTGCCGGCACGAAGCGCGCGATCGTGACCCTTGCCGAGGGCGACCGTATCGACATCTTCGGCGGTCCGACCGCCTGA
- the rplX gene encoding 50S ribosomal protein L24: MKIKKGDLVQVITGKDKGKQGKVIAAFPREDRVLVEGVNRVKKHTKAGPTAKGSQAGGIVTTEAPIHVSNVQLVVEKDGNKVVTRVGYRFDDEGNKIRVAKRTGEDI; the protein is encoded by the coding sequence ATGAAGATCAAGAAGGGCGACCTGGTCCAGGTCATCACCGGTAAGGACAAGGGCAAGCAGGGCAAGGTCATCGCGGCCTTCCCCCGTGAGGACCGCGTCCTGGTCGAGGGTGTCAACCGGGTCAAGAAGCACACGAAGGCCGGTCCGACCGCCAAGGGCTCGCAGGCCGGCGGCATCGTGACCACCGAGGCCCCGATCCACGTGTCCAACGTTCAGCTGGTCGTGGAGAAGGACGGCAACAAGGTCGTCACGCGCGTCGGTTACCGCTTCGACGACGAGGGCAACAAGATCCGCGTTGCCAAGCGGACGGGTGAGGACATCTGA
- the rplV gene encoding 50S ribosomal protein L22: MEARAQARYIRVTPMKARRVVDLIRGMDATEAQAVLRFAPQAASVPVGKVLDSAIANAAHNYDHTDADSLFISEAYVDEGPTLKRFRPRAQGRAYRIRKRTSHITVVVSSKEGTR; this comes from the coding sequence ATGGAAGCCAGGGCCCAGGCGCGGTACATCCGCGTCACGCCCATGAAGGCCCGCCGGGTGGTGGACCTTATCCGTGGCATGGACGCCACGGAGGCTCAGGCGGTCCTGCGTTTCGCCCCGCAGGCCGCGAGCGTGCCGGTCGGCAAGGTGCTGGACAGCGCCATCGCCAACGCCGCGCACAACTACGACCACACTGACGCCGACAGCCTCTTCATCTCCGAGGCGTACGTCGACGAGGGCCCGACCCTGAAGCGGTTCCGTCCGCGTGCCCAGGGCCGCGCCTACCGGATCCGCAAGCGGACCAGCCACATCACCGTGGTCGTCAGCAGCAAGGAAGGGACCCGGTAA
- a CDS encoding YrhB domain-containing protein yields the protein MSPDTRAAAWLTETYRGLVELSVPQPVHETPTAWMFSCRTLTQPGYPATPMLAASVVVPKDGSPAFHPSASDPLGDMDAVDPRQAARRVTDQARRINARGCLVAVHSAVERAPSVPLPWQPSDEAPGWWSRLTRRYFPSFQRVPVRGWDDVIGAMSEPGPDTRGVVWVRRAIGGAEASGNLLYAHNNNGQVVLLDGLTSSLARLDRADLVHELVLLRSLPATREAPPQAWEREAHDFASAAAKARLWLDDAYHGQVDLVSPTAEDEIRRGWVFSCNTRRFLDGGRWQDAMLDATVVVPKDNGAPFGLPNAEPWAWLARWNAGENPGPKGFPPPPPPGRASWFEPTLAELGTVLSTSEHVDWQTAADALSALATGARALVWVRRTDGRSREAVGWLLNAVVTAEGVMLLDGSSDAPLSLDPAGVHRLHVIRYR from the coding sequence ATGAGCCCTGACACCCGAGCGGCCGCGTGGCTGACCGAGACATACCGGGGTCTGGTCGAACTCTCCGTTCCGCAGCCGGTTCACGAGACTCCCACCGCGTGGATGTTCTCCTGCCGGACCCTGACCCAGCCGGGCTACCCCGCCACGCCCATGCTCGCGGCCTCCGTCGTCGTCCCGAAGGACGGCAGCCCGGCCTTCCACCCGTCGGCCAGCGACCCCCTCGGGGACATGGACGCGGTCGACCCCCGGCAGGCGGCGCGCAGGGTCACCGACCAGGCACGCAGGATCAACGCGCGCGGCTGTCTGGTGGCCGTGCACTCCGCCGTCGAGCGTGCCCCGTCGGTCCCGTTGCCCTGGCAGCCCTCCGACGAGGCGCCCGGCTGGTGGTCCAGGCTGACCCGGCGCTACTTCCCGTCGTTCCAGCGGGTTCCCGTGCGCGGCTGGGACGACGTGATCGGCGCCATGAGCGAGCCGGGTCCCGACACGCGGGGCGTGGTCTGGGTCCGCCGCGCGATCGGCGGCGCCGAGGCGTCCGGGAACCTCCTCTACGCACACAACAACAACGGCCAGGTGGTCCTGCTGGACGGCCTGACCTCGTCCCTCGCCAGACTCGACAGAGCGGACCTGGTGCACGAGCTGGTCCTCCTGCGCTCCCTGCCCGCGACGCGGGAGGCCCCGCCGCAGGCGTGGGAGCGGGAGGCGCACGACTTCGCCTCCGCGGCAGCCAAGGCCCGGCTCTGGCTCGACGACGCATACCACGGACAGGTCGACCTGGTGTCGCCGACGGCCGAGGACGAGATCCGGCGGGGCTGGGTCTTCTCCTGCAACACCAGGCGGTTCCTGGACGGCGGACGCTGGCAGGACGCCATGCTCGACGCGACGGTCGTCGTCCCCAAGGACAACGGCGCCCCGTTCGGCCTGCCCAACGCGGAGCCCTGGGCCTGGCTGGCGCGCTGGAACGCCGGCGAGAACCCGGGTCCGAAAGGCTTCCCCCCACCGCCCCCGCCCGGCCGCGCCAGCTGGTTCGAGCCGACGCTCGCGGAGCTGGGCACCGTCCTGTCCACGTCCGAGCACGTCGACTGGCAGACCGCGGCGGACGCCTTGTCGGCCCTGGCCACCGGCGCGCGGGCGCTGGTCTGGGTACGGCGGACGGACGGCCGGTCGCGAGAAGCGGTGGGGTGGCTGCTGAACGCCGTCGTGACGGCGGAGGGCGTGATGCTGCTCGACGGTTCGTCCGACGCCCCCCTGTCACTGGACCCGGCAGGAGTCCACCGCCTGCACGTGATCCGCTACCGCTGA
- the rplN gene encoding 50S ribosomal protein L14 yields MIQQESRLRVADNTGAKEILCIRVLGGSGRRYAGIGDVIVATVKDAIPGGNVKKGDVVKAVIVRTVKERRRPDGSYIRFDENAAVILKNDGDPRGTRIFGPVGRELREKKFMKIISLAPEVL; encoded by the coding sequence GTGATCCAGCAGGAGTCGCGACTGCGTGTCGCCGACAACACTGGTGCGAAGGAAATCCTTTGCATCCGTGTGCTCGGTGGCTCCGGTCGCCGCTACGCGGGCATCGGTGACGTCATCGTCGCCACCGTCAAGGACGCGATCCCCGGTGGCAACGTGAAGAAGGGTGACGTCGTCAAGGCGGTCATCGTTCGCACCGTCAAGGAGCGCCGCCGTCCGGACGGCTCGTACATCCGCTTCGACGAGAACGCCGCCGTCATTCTGAAGAACGACGGCGACCCTCGCGGCACCCGCATCTTCGGCCCGGTCGGGCGCGAGCTGCGCGAGAAGAAGTTCATGAAGATCATCTCGCTGGCTCCGGAGGTGCTGTAA
- the rplE gene encoding 50S ribosomal protein L5: protein MATTTTPRLKTKYREEIAGKLREEFSYENVMQIPGLVKIVVNMGVGDAARDSKLIEGAIRDLTTITGQKPAVTKARKSIAQFKLREGQPIGAHVTLRGDRMWEFLDRTLSLALPRIRDFRGLSPKQFDGRGNYTFGLTEQVMFHEIDQDKIDRVRGMDITVVTTATNDAEGRALLRHLGFPFKEA, encoded by the coding sequence ATGGCTACCACCACCACTCCGCGTCTGAAGACGAAGTACCGCGAGGAGATCGCGGGCAAGCTGCGTGAGGAGTTCTCCTACGAGAACGTCATGCAGATCCCCGGCCTCGTCAAGATCGTGGTCAACATGGGTGTGGGCGACGCCGCCCGCGACTCCAAGCTGATCGAGGGCGCCATCCGCGACCTCACCACGATCACCGGTCAGAAGCCGGCCGTCACCAAGGCCCGCAAGTCCATCGCGCAGTTCAAGCTGCGTGAGGGTCAGCCGATCGGCGCCCACGTCACGCTTCGTGGCGACCGCATGTGGGAGTTCCTGGACCGCACCCTGTCGCTCGCGCTCCCGCGCATCCGCGACTTCCGCGGTCTGTCCCCCAAGCAGTTCGACGGCCGTGGCAACTACACCTTCGGTCTCACGGAGCAGGTCATGTTCCACGAGATCGACCAGGACAAGATCGACCGTGTCCGGGGTATGGACATCACCGTGGTCACCACGGCGACCAACGACGCTGAGGGCCGTGCGCTCCTTCGTCACCTCGGCTTCCCCTTCAAGGAGGCGTGA
- the rpmC gene encoding 50S ribosomal protein L29 codes for MSAGTKASELRELGDEELLNKLREAKEELFNLRFQAATGQLENHGRLKAVRKDIARIYTLMRERELGIETVESA; via the coding sequence ATGTCGGCCGGTACCAAGGCGTCCGAGCTGCGCGAACTGGGTGACGAGGAGCTTCTCAACAAGCTCCGCGAAGCCAAGGAAGAGCTGTTCAACCTCCGCTTCCAGGCGGCGACGGGTCAGCTCGAGAACCACGGTCGGCTCAAGGCCGTCCGTAAGGACATCGCGCGGATCTACACCCTGATGCGTGAGCGCGAGCTGGGCATCGAGACGGTGGAGAGCGCCTGA